One stretch of Natronobacterium gregoryi SP2 DNA includes these proteins:
- a CDS encoding 3-hydroxyacyl-CoA dehydrogenase family protein yields MNLETVDRVGVVGAGTMGSGIAQVAATHGYDVVMRDIQQGFVESGFDSIDSSLERLDGKDALEDDPETIRGRIEGTTDLEDLADCDVVVEAAVEDLEVKKDIFEDLAEVTDGETVLATNTSTLSITSIASATDRPERVVGLHFMNPVPIMEGVEVVVGEKTDSEVVDFAHDLSESLEKTTWESDDKPGFVTNRILMPWINEGIRAFDEGVASKEDIDAGMELGTNVPMGPLTLADHIGLDVCLHASETLHEELGDRYKPAYLLKRKVEADELGKKTGKGFYEYD; encoded by the coding sequence ATGAATCTCGAGACGGTAGACCGCGTCGGCGTCGTCGGCGCGGGAACTATGGGCAGCGGTATCGCACAGGTCGCCGCCACGCACGGCTACGACGTTGTGATGCGGGATATCCAGCAGGGGTTCGTCGAGAGCGGCTTCGACTCGATCGACTCGAGTCTCGAGCGCCTCGACGGGAAAGATGCCCTGGAGGACGACCCCGAGACGATCCGCGGCCGGATCGAGGGGACGACCGACCTCGAGGATCTGGCGGACTGTGACGTCGTCGTCGAGGCCGCCGTCGAGGACCTCGAGGTGAAAAAGGACATCTTCGAGGATCTCGCCGAGGTCACGGACGGCGAGACCGTGCTGGCGACGAACACGAGCACGCTCTCGATCACCTCGATCGCGAGTGCGACCGACCGACCCGAGCGGGTCGTCGGCCTCCACTTCATGAACCCCGTCCCGATCATGGAGGGCGTGGAGGTCGTCGTCGGCGAGAAGACGGATTCGGAGGTCGTCGACTTCGCCCACGACTTGTCGGAATCGCTCGAGAAGACCACCTGGGAGTCCGACGACAAGCCTGGCTTCGTCACCAACCGCATCCTCATGCCCTGGATCAACGAGGGCATCCGCGCCTTCGACGAGGGCGTCGCGAGCAAAGAGGACATCGACGCCGGGATGGAACTCGGAACGAACGTCCCGATGGGGCCGCTGACGCTCGCCGACCACATCGGACTGGACGTCTGTCTGCACGCCTCCGAGACGCTTCACGAGGAACTGGGCGACCGATACAAGCCGGCCTATCTCCTCAAGCGCAAGGTCGAGGCGGACGAACTCGGCAAGAAGACGGGGAAAGGCTTCTACGAGTACGACTAG
- a CDS encoding acyl-CoA synthetase gives MGVSSDTTIAEFEWDVPTSYTVVSAVESHAETFGDRVAVRFRDEDGTRTERTYADVRDDTNRFANALTDHGVGTGDRVLHLFPRHPEAFTIQLGVLSTGALVVPCSSMLRPADVAFRANDCSATTIVVHESLTDMVEPVLEETPLERVIVLDGESGEGGEEGESGDDGDDDRFRTYESIVDGQPTEYDGPDLEAEDPMSINYTSGTTGKPKPVLHKHRWQYCFNRINAPYWWGIDEDTDLEDELLWATTGTGWAKWFWSPVGVGLTTGATQFVYDGEFDPETFLELLESEGVTRLCAVPTQYRMLANADLEAYDVDLTDALSAGEPLNQEPIERIEDVWGVTPRDGYGQTETVALVTNYPGIDVKPGSMGQPTPGVGATILGLDEDEPVDPGEIGEIAVPVDSPAIFDGYYEKPDLDERTLSGDYYRTGDLATRDEDGYFFFEGRADDVIISAGYRIGPFEVEDALVSHEAVAEAAAVDSPHEKRGSVVTAYVVLAEGYDGNDDLETKLQEYTKAETAPYKYPRRIEFVDELPKTASGKIRRVELRQEEREKHG, from the coding sequence ATGGGTGTGTCTTCCGATACCACGATAGCGGAGTTCGAGTGGGACGTTCCAACGTCGTACACAGTCGTGTCGGCTGTCGAGTCCCACGCCGAGACGTTCGGCGATAGAGTCGCAGTTCGATTCCGCGACGAGGATGGCACCCGAACCGAACGAACGTACGCCGACGTCCGTGACGACACAAACCGGTTCGCAAACGCCCTCACAGACCACGGCGTCGGGACCGGCGACCGGGTGTTGCACCTGTTTCCTCGCCACCCGGAGGCGTTCACGATCCAGCTCGGCGTGCTCTCGACGGGTGCGCTCGTCGTCCCGTGTTCGTCGATGCTACGCCCAGCGGACGTCGCATTCCGGGCAAACGACTGCTCGGCGACGACGATCGTCGTCCACGAGAGTCTCACGGACATGGTCGAACCTGTCCTCGAAGAAACGCCACTCGAGCGTGTGATCGTCCTCGACGGCGAAAGCGGTGAGGGCGGTGAGGAGGGCGAGAGCGGCGATGACGGCGACGACGACCGCTTTCGGACCTACGAGTCGATCGTCGACGGCCAACCGACCGAGTACGACGGCCCCGATCTCGAGGCCGAGGACCCGATGTCGATCAACTACACCAGCGGAACGACAGGGAAACCGAAACCCGTCTTGCACAAACACCGCTGGCAGTACTGTTTCAATCGGATCAACGCCCCCTACTGGTGGGGAATCGACGAAGACACCGACCTAGAGGACGAACTGCTGTGGGCGACGACCGGCACCGGCTGGGCGAAGTGGTTCTGGAGTCCGGTCGGCGTTGGCCTCACCACTGGCGCGACCCAGTTCGTCTACGACGGCGAGTTCGATCCCGAGACCTTCCTCGAACTCCTCGAGTCGGAAGGCGTCACTAGACTCTGTGCCGTCCCGACGCAGTACCGAATGCTCGCCAACGCCGACCTCGAGGCCTACGACGTCGACCTCACCGACGCGTTGTCGGCGGGTGAACCGCTGAATCAGGAGCCGATCGAGCGCATCGAGGACGTCTGGGGCGTCACGCCGCGTGACGGCTACGGGCAGACCGAGACGGTCGCGCTCGTGACGAACTACCCCGGGATCGACGTCAAACCCGGCAGCATGGGGCAGCCGACGCCGGGCGTCGGCGCGACGATCCTCGGTCTCGACGAGGACGAACCGGTCGATCCCGGCGAAATCGGCGAGATAGCCGTCCCGGTGGACTCGCCGGCGATCTTCGACGGCTACTACGAGAAGCCCGACCTCGACGAACGGACCCTCTCCGGTGACTACTACCGCACCGGCGACCTCGCGACCCGCGACGAGGACGGCTACTTCTTCTTCGAGGGTCGCGCCGACGATGTCATCATCTCCGCGGGCTACCGAATCGGCCCGTTCGAGGTCGAGGACGCCCTCGTCAGCCACGAGGCGGTCGCCGAAGCCGCTGCGGTCGACAGCCCACACGAAAAACGCGGCAGCGTCGTCACGGCCTACGTCGTCCTCGCCGAGGGCTACGACGGAAACGACGACCTCGAGACGAAACTCCAGGAGTACACGAAAGCGGAGACGGCTCCCTACAAGTACCCTCGGCGCATCGAGTTCGTCGACGAACTGCCAAAGACCGCAAGCGGCAAGATCCGACGGGTCGAACTACGCCAGGAAGAACGAGAAAAACACGGGTGA
- a CDS encoding acyl-CoA mutase large subunit family protein: MFDQQELEGIREQRERWENERLDPTLEAHGERQDRFATVSNHEVDRLYTPTDVDDLDYLEDLGFPGEPPYTRGAYPTMYRGRTWTMRQFAGFGTAEETNERFHYLIDQGQTGLSTAFDMPSLMGIDSDHPMSEGEVGKEGVAVDTLRDMEILFDGIDIGEVSTSFTINPSAAVIYAMYIALADQQGVPRDEVRGTLQNDMLKEFIAQKEWVVPPRPSLDIVTDTVEFAVDETPKFHPISISGYHIREAGATAAQEAAFTLADGFAYVEDCLDRGLEVDEFAPLLSFFFNSHNSIFEEVAKFRASRRIYARVMEDWYGAERDESKRLKFHTQTAGQSLTAQQPLNNIVRVTIQALAGVFGGTQSLHTNSFDEALALPSEKAVRVALRTQQIIAEESGAADIVDPMGGSFAIETLTDEIEAEIMAYLEEIKENGDGSVRDGVLDGIDQGYFQREIQESSYEYQQRVERGEEVVVGVNEYTIEEDTSPEILQVDETTRDRQLERLEAVKEERDDEEVEAALAALSDAIESDENVMPSIVDAVKAYATMGEIMAIFENHHGAYQEELSPV; encoded by the coding sequence ATGTTCGATCAGCAAGAGCTCGAGGGAATCCGCGAGCAGCGAGAGCGCTGGGAGAACGAGCGACTCGACCCCACACTCGAGGCCCACGGGGAGCGCCAGGACCGCTTCGCGACGGTCTCGAACCACGAGGTCGATCGGCTCTACACGCCAACGGACGTCGACGATCTGGACTACCTCGAGGATCTCGGCTTTCCCGGCGAGCCGCCGTACACGCGGGGAGCCTACCCGACGATGTATCGCGGTCGGACGTGGACGATGCGGCAGTTCGCCGGCTTCGGGACGGCCGAGGAGACGAACGAGCGGTTCCACTACCTGATCGACCAGGGTCAGACCGGGCTCTCGACGGCGTTCGATATGCCGTCACTGATGGGGATCGACTCCGACCACCCGATGAGCGAGGGTGAGGTCGGCAAAGAGGGCGTCGCAGTCGACACGCTGCGTGACATGGAGATCCTGTTCGACGGGATCGACATCGGCGAGGTCTCGACTTCTTTCACGATCAACCCGTCGGCGGCAGTCATCTACGCGATGTACATCGCGCTGGCCGACCAGCAAGGCGTCCCCCGCGACGAGGTCCGGGGAACCCTCCAGAACGACATGCTCAAGGAGTTCATTGCCCAGAAGGAGTGGGTCGTGCCGCCCCGGCCCTCACTGGACATCGTCACTGACACCGTCGAGTTCGCCGTCGACGAGACGCCGAAGTTCCACCCGATCTCTATCTCCGGCTACCACATCCGCGAGGCCGGCGCAACCGCCGCACAGGAGGCTGCTTTCACTCTCGCAGACGGGTTCGCCTACGTCGAGGACTGTCTCGATCGCGGCCTCGAGGTCGACGAGTTCGCGCCGCTGCTTTCTTTTTTCTTCAACTCTCACAACTCCATCTTCGAGGAGGTTGCCAAGTTCCGCGCCTCCCGTCGGATCTACGCCCGCGTGATGGAAGATTGGTACGGTGCCGAGAGAGACGAGTCCAAACGGCTGAAGTTCCACACCCAGACCGCCGGCCAGTCGCTGACGGCCCAGCAGCCACTGAACAACATCGTTCGCGTGACGATCCAGGCGCTTGCCGGCGTGTTCGGCGGCACCCAGTCGCTGCATACCAACAGCTTCGACGAGGCACTTGCCCTGCCCAGCGAGAAGGCCGTCCGAGTGGCACTGCGCACCCAGCAGATCATCGCCGAAGAGTCAGGTGCAGCCGACATCGTCGACCCGATGGGTGGCAGTTTCGCCATCGAGACGCTCACCGACGAGATAGAAGCAGAGATCATGGCCTACCTCGAGGAGATCAAAGAGAACGGCGACGGCTCCGTCCGCGACGGCGTCCTCGACGGCATCGACCAGGGCTACTTCCAGCGTGAGATCCAGGAGTCAAGCTACGAGTACCAGCAACGCGTCGAACGCGGCGAAGAAGTCGTCGTCGGCGTCAACGAGTACACCATCGAAGAGGACACCTCCCCCGAGATCCTTCAGGTCGACGAGACTACCCGCGACCGACAGTTAGAGCGCCTCGAGGCGGTCAAGGAAGAACGCGACGACGAGGAGGTCGAGGCGGCCCTCGCCGCCCTCTCCGATGCGATCGAGAGCGACGAGAACGTCATGCCCTCCATCGTCGACGCCGTGAAAGCCTACGCGACGATGGGCGAGATCATGGCGATATTCGAGAACCATCACGGCGCATATCAAGAAGAGCTCAGTCCGGTCTAA
- a CDS encoding acyl-CoA dehydrogenase — translation MEFSLTDEQRQIKEMVTEFVDEEVVPVADEVDKTDEFPRDLVDELAELGLMGMPFPEEYGGAGLDYHAYPAALEEISRGSGGLGTIVAAHISLAGNMVYAFGDESQKEKYLTPLAEGTDIGAFALSEAGAGSDVPSMVTTAEKCEADEAPERSGVTAEKDGDGYLINGEKLWISNGSVADTVTVFAKTDPEAGNRGISSFIVRPGEDDGFIVEGTEDKLGDKGCPTAELRFDDLWVPEDRLLGEEGDGFVQALKTLNGGRITIAARSIGIAQAALDAALEYSQDREQFGQSISEFQSIQHKIADMDTKIRAARLLMHDAADKKIRGESFIKEAAQAKLYASEISREVANEGIQIHGGYGYTKDFPVERYYRDAKLNEIYEGTSEVLRNTIAQDLLD, via the coding sequence ATGGAGTTCAGTCTCACGGACGAACAACGTCAGATCAAAGAGATGGTCACCGAGTTCGTTGACGAGGAAGTCGTCCCCGTCGCCGACGAGGTCGACAAGACCGACGAGTTCCCTCGTGATCTCGTGGACGAACTCGCCGAACTCGGACTGATGGGCATGCCGTTCCCCGAAGAGTACGGCGGTGCCGGACTCGACTACCACGCCTACCCCGCGGCACTCGAGGAGATTTCGCGTGGCTCCGGCGGCCTGGGAACGATCGTCGCCGCCCACATCTCGCTTGCGGGCAACATGGTCTACGCGTTCGGAGACGAGTCCCAGAAAGAAAAGTACCTGACGCCGCTGGCGGAGGGAACGGATATCGGTGCGTTCGCCCTCTCAGAGGCCGGTGCAGGCAGTGACGTTCCCTCCATGGTGACGACGGCAGAAAAGTGCGAGGCAGACGAAGCCCCGGAGCGCAGCGGTGTAACCGCGGAGAAAGATGGTGACGGCTACCTGATCAACGGCGAGAAACTCTGGATCTCGAACGGCTCGGTCGCGGACACGGTGACAGTGTTTGCAAAGACCGACCCCGAGGCCGGCAACAGGGGTATCAGCTCTTTTATCGTCCGACCCGGGGAGGACGACGGCTTCATCGTCGAAGGAACGGAGGACAAACTCGGTGACAAGGGCTGTCCGACTGCCGAACTCCGGTTCGACGACCTCTGGGTTCCCGAAGACCGCCTGCTTGGCGAGGAAGGCGACGGCTTCGTCCAGGCGCTGAAGACGTTAAACGGCGGCCGGATCACGATCGCCGCCCGTTCGATCGGCATCGCCCAGGCGGCACTCGATGCGGCCCTCGAGTACAGCCAGGACCGCGAGCAGTTCGGCCAGTCGATCTCGGAGTTCCAGTCGATCCAGCACAAGATCGCCGACATGGACACGAAGATCCGTGCTGCACGGCTGTTGATGCACGACGCAGCAGACAAGAAGATCCGCGGCGAATCGTTCATCAAGGAGGCCGCCCAGGCGAAACTCTACGCCAGCGAGATCTCCCGCGAAGTCGCAAACGAAGGCATCCAGATCCACGGCGGTTACGGCTACACGAAAGACTTCCCGGTCGAACGCTACTACCGCGACGCCAAACTCAACGAGATCTACGAGGGGACGAGCGAAGTGCTCCGGAACACGATCGCACAGGATCTGCTCGACTGA
- a CDS encoding MATE family efflux transporter, translating to MSRVPNPLRLVILYIGLALARLGLIDRERAIKTTVLAWPRIVTGIARMSKSAVDVAMVGVAVGTSAVAGVGFAGPFWGLAFAIGGGVAGGTIALVSQRYGAKAYDQLGLAVRSSTLLVVVISAPVTAVFWAYPYEFISLLSSNESAIEYGARYLQYVAFGIPFAGLNLVGSRVLVGADDSYTAMQVRAGGAIVNIGLNAVFIFVLDLEVVGAALGTVLSNAAVTATFAIGLSAGWFPGIGAFPVRIDPVASYLDGETIRDLVTIGLPVGARNLVFVVAEFPMLGILDIFGENTVAAFVIARRIWGLMNTPGWGFGLASSSLVGQSLGQNDEQTAEAYGRDIIRFAVATYLVSAVLIAVFAEQIVVLFADSPTSPEIPIAIDLVYAACVAVVFQGISGAAAGPLDASGDTQVPFVSQFIGMFLVAIPLAYLGATTALGYWGLYLAFLAETTVPAAINYWRFRTDEWKAISQSYRPEPAVADD from the coding sequence GTGAGTCGCGTCCCGAACCCGTTGCGGCTGGTGATTCTCTACATCGGTCTCGCGCTGGCGCGTCTCGGTCTGATCGACCGAGAACGCGCTATCAAGACGACCGTCCTCGCGTGGCCCCGCATCGTCACCGGAATCGCGCGCATGTCGAAAAGCGCAGTCGACGTCGCGATGGTCGGCGTCGCCGTCGGCACCTCGGCAGTCGCCGGCGTCGGCTTCGCCGGTCCGTTCTGGGGGCTCGCGTTCGCGATCGGTGGCGGCGTCGCCGGTGGCACCATCGCACTCGTCTCACAGCGATACGGAGCCAAAGCGTACGACCAACTCGGACTTGCCGTCCGCTCGAGTACACTCCTCGTCGTCGTGATCAGTGCTCCAGTGACCGCCGTCTTCTGGGCTTATCCGTACGAGTTCATTTCGTTGCTCAGCAGCAACGAGTCGGCGATCGAGTACGGCGCACGCTATCTTCAGTACGTCGCGTTCGGCATTCCGTTTGCAGGGCTGAACCTCGTCGGCAGCCGGGTGCTCGTCGGTGCAGACGACTCCTACACCGCGATGCAGGTCCGTGCCGGCGGCGCGATCGTAAACATCGGACTGAACGCGGTGTTCATCTTCGTCCTCGACCTGGAGGTCGTCGGGGCAGCTCTCGGCACGGTGCTCTCGAACGCCGCGGTGACGGCGACGTTTGCCATCGGGCTCTCTGCGGGTTGGTTCCCGGGGATCGGTGCGTTCCCGGTCCGGATCGATCCGGTCGCGTCGTACCTCGACGGAGAGACGATCCGCGATCTGGTCACGATCGGACTGCCGGTCGGGGCGCGAAACCTCGTCTTCGTCGTCGCCGAGTTCCCGATGCTCGGCATTCTCGACATATTCGGAGAGAACACCGTCGCAGCGTTCGTCATCGCTCGCCGAATCTGGGGGCTGATGAACACGCCCGGCTGGGGGTTCGGCCTCGCGTCCTCGAGTCTCGTCGGGCAGTCACTCGGCCAGAACGACGAGCAGACGGCGGAAGCCTACGGCCGAGACATCATCCGATTCGCCGTCGCGACCTACCTCGTCTCTGCCGTTCTCATTGCAGTGTTTGCAGAACAGATCGTCGTTCTGTTCGCGGATAGCCCGACGAGCCCGGAGATCCCGATCGCGATCGACCTCGTCTACGCGGCCTGCGTGGCGGTCGTTTTCCAGGGCATCTCCGGTGCAGCAGCGGGTCCGCTCGACGCGAGCGGTGACACACAAGTGCCGTTCGTGAGCCAGTTTATCGGAATGTTCCTGGTCGCGATCCCGCTTGCATATCTCGGTGCGACGACCGCACTGGGATACTGGGGGCTGTACCTGGCGTTTCTCGCGGAAACGACCGTTCCGGCCGCAATCAACTACTGGCGATTCAGAACCGACGAGTGGAAAGCGATCAGCCAGTCCTACCGACCCGAGCCGGCAGTCGCGGACGACTGA